From the Solanum pennellii chromosome 4, SPENNV200 genome, one window contains:
- the LOC107017363 gene encoding auxin-responsive protein SAUR68-like, translated as MAMLSPKKLIKMVRRWQKFAAMQRKRISFPRNGSDADSCSTSSSSIVEKGHFVVYTTDAARFVFPLAYLENEVIRKLLSMSEKEFGLLSGGPITLPCDSAFMDYIISLIKKGIITGDLHKALLLSIPSFCCSTSSLHQESGNKQLLVC; from the coding sequence ATGGCTATGCTCagccctaagaaactcatcaagaTGGTCAGGAGATGGCAGAAGTTTGCAGCCATGCAGAGGAAGAGGATTTCATTTCCAAGAAATGGTAGTGATGCAGACAGTTGCAGTACTTCCTCATCCTCTATAGTTGAGAAAGGCCATTTTGTAGTATATACAACTGATGCAGCACGTTTTGTCTTTCCCTTGGCTTACCTTGAAAATGAGGTCATTAGGAAACTTTTAAGCATGTCTGAAAAAGAGTTTGGGTTGTTAAGTGGTGGCCCAATTACATTGCCCTGTGATTCAGCCTTCATGGACTACATTATATCACTAATCAAGAAAGGCATAATTACTGGAGATCTTCACAAAGCGTTGCTCCTATCAATTCCTTCTTTTTGCTGTTCGACTTCTTCTTTGCACCAAGAAAGTGGAAACAAACAGCTTCTTGTTTGTTGA